A region of the Bacillus sp. NP247 genome:
ATCCTTCTCTTAACAACTGGGATAAAAGAAGGTGAATCTATCGGAACTGGATTGTTATAAACTAAAAGTCCATATGAAGAAAGGAGGCCTAAAGCAATCAATGTTATCAGTAAAATCCAATAACGTCTTGCTTCCTTCTTAGAACGAAAAGCACTAGCTGATCTACTTTCATTATGAAGGCTAGAATCGATTTCGACATTTTCTTTATTTCTATATTCTAATGTGATCATCGTAGCCTCCTTGGTTTTCTTTGTCTCAATAAAATAGTAATAAACACGACTGCTCCCACTGTTGCAAGTATTAAAGAAACAGGTACTTCAAACGGCTTTATAATTGTTCGAGAAATGATGTCACAGGCAGTTATTGTCCCCATTCCGATCACACATACCCAAGGTAAATTACTCCTAAGATCATCACCTCTAAACATTGAAACAATATTTGGCACAATTAATCCCAAGAAAGGTAAGTTTCCAATAACAGCTGCAACAATTCCAACAGCAACAGAGATAAGACCAGTCCCAAAAAGAACAATTCTATTGTAATTAACTCCAAGGCTTGTTGCGACATCTTCTCCTAGTCCAGCTAAAGTCAATCTATTAGCATACATAAAAATAAGCAAAGTAATGATAACAATCAGCCATAAATATTCATATCTTCCCACCTGAATGTTAGCAAATGAACCTACAAACCAAGTTTCAATACTTTGCGTCATTTGAAAAAGGAGTCCCAAAAAAGTAGACACTGCAGAAATAACTGCTCCAAGCATCAATCCGATAATCGGGACAATTAAAGACGAACGAAGTTTAACTCTTCTTAAAAATAGAAAGAAAATCATAGTTCCTATAAAAGAAAAAATGATTGCACCAGTCATTCTTTGAACTAAAGTCGGGGCAGGAAATAATAAATATACAAAAAGCAGGCCTAAGCCTGACCATTCAATAGTCCCCGTTGTAGTAGGTTCAACAAAGCGATTCTGTGTAATGAGTTGCATTACGAGCCCTGCCATCGCCATTGCAGCTCCAGTAAGCATTAATGCTACTGTTCTCGGAACACGAGTTATGAAAAACATCTCCATTCCGTCCTCTTGTCCACGTATATCATAAACTCCAGTAAACAATGATATAATCCCTAAAATTATAACAATCATAATCGCTATTATAAAAGATTTTGTCCATATTTTATTGTGATTATAAAACTGGGGTTGAGAAATATTCTCAACCCTAGAA
Encoded here:
- a CDS encoding ABC transporter permease, which gives rise to MSKNMISRVENISQPQFYNHNKIWTKSFIIAIMIVIILGIISLFTGVYDIRGQEDGMEMFFITRVPRTVALMLTGAAMAMAGLVMQLITQNRFVEPTTTGTIEWSGLGLLFVYLLFPAPTLVQRMTGAIIFSFIGTMIFFLFLRRVKLRSSLIVPIIGLMLGAVISAVSTFLGLLFQMTQSIETWFVGSFANIQVGRYEYLWLIVIITLLIFMYANRLTLAGLGEDVATSLGVNYNRIVLFGTGLISVAVGIVAAVIGNLPFLGLIVPNIVSMFRGDDLRSNLPWVCVIGMGTITACDIISRTIIKPFEVPVSLILATVGAVVFITILLRQRKPRRLR